In Planctomycetota bacterium, the DNA window GATCAAGCGGCTGACCGACCGCGTCGAGGCCGAGCTGGCCAAGCTGCCCGAGTAGCCGACCGAGCAACTGCGCAAGTAGTCGGCCGAAGAGCAACTCGCGCACGGGAGAGCACGACATGACGATCTACGCCGATCTGTGCGCGTACCAGCGCACGTCCGCCACGCTGGGCTCCGTGGCGGCCCTGCTCGGGTGGGACCAGGAGACCTACATGCCGCCCGGCGGCGGGCCGGCCCGGGCCGAGCAGCAGGCCATGCTCGCGGGGCTGATGCACCAGCGGTCGACGGCGGGCGAACTCGGCGATCTGATTGCGGCGTGCGAGAACGGCGCCGCCTCGGTCCTCGACGACACCCAGCGGGCCAGCGTCCGCGAGATGCGGCGGGACTACGACCGCGCGACCAAGCTGCCCCAGGATCTCGTCGAGGAACTGGCCCGCACGGGCAGCCAGGCGCAGGACGTCTGGAAGGACGCCCGCAAGGCCAGCGACTTCGCGACCTTCGCGCCCTGGCTGGAGAAGATGGTCGACCTGTCGCGGCAGAAGGCCGACTGCTATGGCTTCGAGGCCGGCGGCGAGCGGTACGACGCGCTGCTCGACGAGTACGAGCCCGGAGCCACCGCCGACCAGATCGAGGCCGTGTTCACCCCGCTGGGCGAGCAACTGAGTGCGCTCGTCAAGGAACTGACCACCAGCGGCGCCGCGCCAAGCGACGCGCCGATCCGGATCCACGCGCCCGAGAGCGGCCAGCACGAGCTCGGTCTCTACGTGCTCGATCGGCTCGGCTTCGACCTCGAGACCGGGCGGCTGGACACCACTACGCACCCGTTCTGCTCCGGGCTCGCGCCGGGCGACACGCGGCTGACGACGCGGTACGACGAGGCGTTCTTCCCCAGCGCCCTCTACGGCACCATCCACGAGGGCGGGCACGGCATCTACGAGCAGGGCCTGCCCAAGCGGAGGACCCATGACCACACGGGCGGTGAGGTGCCGCTCTTCGGCACGCCTCTGGCCGACTCGATCTCGCTGGGCATCCACGAGAGCCAGAGCCGCATGTGGGAGAACTTCGTGGGCCGCAGCCGCCCGTTCTGGGAGTGGCTGCATCCGACCGCCCGCGAGCACCTGCCGGAGCTGGGCGGGCACTCCATCGACGCCGTGTTCGCCGCGTGCAACATCGTTGAGCCGAGCTTCATCCGCGTAGAGGCCGACGAGGGCACGTACAACCTGCACGTGATGCTCCGCTTCGAGATC includes these proteins:
- a CDS encoding carboxypeptidase M32; the protein is MTIYADLCAYQRTSATLGSVAALLGWDQETYMPPGGGPARAEQQAMLAGLMHQRSTAGELGDLIAACENGAASVLDDTQRASVREMRRDYDRATKLPQDLVEELARTGSQAQDVWKDARKASDFATFAPWLEKMVDLSRQKADCYGFEAGGERYDALLDEYEPGATADQIEAVFTPLGEQLSALVKELTTSGAAPSDAPIRIHAPESGQHELGLYVLDRLGFDLETGRLDTTTHPFCSGLAPGDTRLTTRYDEAFFPSALYGTIHEGGHGIYEQGLPKRRTHDHTGGEVPLFGTPLADSISLGIHESQSRMWENFVGRSRPFWEWLHPTAREHLPELGGHSIDAVFAACNIVEPSFIRVEADEGTYNLHVMLRFEIERALIAGDLTVADLPGAWNEKVRQFLGLTVTDDAHGCLQDVHWSFGLFGYFPTYTLGNLYAAQFWRTINAAISGLDDQMARGEFGPLRAWLNENIHAHGRRYGAAELCERVTGRPLESEPLLDYLGGKLRPVYGL